AAGTAAAGGAGAGTGGAGAGAGTTCTTGGGTGGGTGGTGGAATGAGAGCTCGGTTCTCCTTCCCTCTGTATCACTGACCAGCCATCTAACTGCAGAGCAACTGCTTTACCTCTACGGGTCAGTGTGTACACTGAAAATTTACTTCTGAAGTGTTTAGTTTCTTTGAACCCTTAACTTTGAACATTCTAACAAGAACCTTCAAGAATCACTTCAGCTCTGGGAGGAAGAGATCTTGTTAGCAGATGTTCCATAAAATCAAGCCTTGACAGGTCAGCAAAGCATGGTGAAAAGAGCCTTAGACTAGGACTCACTCCCAGCCACCCAGGAAATAGCATGAAATAAAGTCATTATCTGCAGTTGAGGAATCTGAGgtgcagagacagagaaaatattGGTCAGCCCTCTTTTCTTCCTAGAGCTTTTTTAAAGACTCAGAGGAGAAGCAGGGAAAACAACCTTACTTTTATGTGCTGCTCCACAGTCTTCAAGGTACTACTCCTGGATCTGCAATTTTATGTTCTGGTTAAAATTCTGCTTTTGGGaattgctactttttaaaaatttagccaaatttatttgaaaaaaaaatccttcaggtTCCGCTGTAATAGTGCCTGGATTTATGGCATTCTTCATGCACCTATGTGATTTTTAACTCATCTGGAACCCCATCAGTTTCTTTTAGTTTCCACTTCCAGTCTGCCCGCAGTAAACAAAAGTGTATCTACTTACACAGTTTTCCTCTGCTCTAATAAACCTTTGGCGATCAAATGCTGATGAAGGCTTATACAGACAACTAGTTTATAGTAAGGAACCAAATAAACACTTAAAGGAAGCTATTTTCCTAAGTTTCACTCCTCCCAGGCAGAAAATGAATCAAACTGGCCATTCTACTTTTAATAGAGGTGAAGGCTTGCTACTTCAgagtaagaagaaagaaaataaaagaaacaagtaaGCAATAAATACTGCCATAGCATGCCTGTGCGTGGGGGAAAATGCCTTTCAAATCCTGTAGTGTAACCGTTTAGCCCTGAGGCCAAAGACTGGATTACAATAATGTCTAACATTAGTAACAAAATTAGGTACCAGACATTGATCCAGCTGCGGCATTTAACACCAGGACCTTAGGCTGTCTCACTTGCATATTTCTAAAGAAttcattcccttttatttattttgagcataaactctttcatttctttagctTCTCTTGTATTTCAAAAACCAGAGACTGCTTATAAACAGAACAGACAAAATGACATTAACCTTGTCCCACTAAACCTTGTCATGCAATGTTCCCTGTTGATTGTATTTACATCTTTTCTCTTCATTGCTTATGACTCACTTTAGAAAATTTTGCAACTTCAGCACAGTTCTTCATATAACTGCAATTAATTTTTCCAACCTTTCTCAAATTTCCATTCCAAATCTATTttatgagatatatatattttggagaacAAATTAAAATTGACTTTTATACTAAATTCAATACCAACTGCCTTCTAAGAGCCACTGTCGTTTCTCTTTCTCTGGTATCTGAAAGACAAAAATGTGGCCGCTTTGCAGTGATGCTTGTTTTCCTTATGTATTGTAAGTCAAGGTTTGTGAAGCTGCACATAAAGTATACTTGCTCTGTTATTTCCAAGGCATTTTAAGTGTTTGGAAGGGTTTGATTTGCCTCCAATAGGATTACCAACCAACTTGATTTGATAAAGTTAAAAGAGATTCTTCATTAGTTTCCTTGAAACTGAAGATAGATCTGACTGTTTTAAAAGTCAGAGTTCAGAAATTTTCAACTCAAATTACAATATGAATGTGagaaatgtgggaaaaaaaaacaaaccaagaaagtTGTAAAAGTGATCCAAGGAAGGCTACAGCTGTGAATGCTTCCCTTTTAATTCTTTCAGTCATTGCTAAACTGTGGGCGGGTGAATAATATAATGACATCATTCTTATCATTAATTTACAATTAGATCTATTCTGAAGCTACCATTACTTGTATGATTTCTTATTACTTCCAAAGGTATGTCTATGTGATTATTTCTCAGCTGAGCCATTTTCAATTTGCAGGGTAAAAAGGTTAATATCACTACACAACACTGACTTTACAAAGAGTAGACAATCCTTGTTAGTTTAGATGTGGTCAGTCTGCAAACCACAAATATAACTCCTATAATTTCTTGCCTCTTGTTCCTCAAATAATGTCAAAGGCTTTGTGATAAATGGCTTTGCCATCAGATCTACCATTTCAGCCCATAAGAGGCTTTGAAGAGAACAGTTCATCTGTGACTGTGTGGTCATCAACAGCTTCGCATGCTTGCCTCCAACAAAAACACAGTTTAAAAGTTATGTGCGTGTTGCTAAACCTCTAGCTCTGATTCCTCAGTTCTTTAAAGTGGATGTTCTGTAAATAACAACCACTCACTCTGGCATTTACTGTTCTGTAAAACATAAGGCAGAGGCCACAGAAGGAGGCCCCAGCCAGAGAGTTGTTTCTTCTAAAATCTCCCTCTATTCTAAAGGTGCCATTACAGACAGTAAAATATGTTTATGTGGCTCAATTAACTCTCTAAATTATCCTGGGTCCTGGGAGGGTTTAAAGGCCCTTCTGGCCAATTATATTTACTTCTGTTTATACAAATTGGCAAGAAGCTACTGTACACCGGCTCTCCACCACCTTGGAGTTCCATTTACAGATGGAAGGAATTTTATCCATctgtaattttatataatattttatattaaaatattttgttagataTAACATCAATTTTATgatataatatttttatcttaaaatctcTGAATAGTATTAGTAAAGGAAAAGATGGAATAATAGcctataacatttattttctcatgctcccaatcagcattcaaaaaaaacaaaaccaactttTTCAAGTTGATAGTTTAGAATTTCCAGGAATGTGGTGTTTTGAGATATAGAAAAACTCGACTAGTTGCTTTCATGAGAAACTCTAGATGAAGTATTATGTGCATCTGCCCATGGGTTTCTAGTGCAAAGAGAGGAGAGCTAGGCAGACTTTCAAACTTTCTGcttgtaacattttaaaacatttgaaaagttaATGCACAGGCAATGTTAAAGAAGATGGTGTCCTTAAAATAAAGCGTACCAAAACGCAAACTCACACACGCTGTTTTGAAGGCCAAAATTAGAAGTGTTCTAGGAGGGAGACATGACGTCATATTACAGAAGCAGCCTTGGGGTTAGATTGGTCTGAGGTTCATCTCAAGTTGCAAAGCTTTGGCTTGGCAATAAATAAGGTGACCATCTCTAAAGCCCCATCTCTCTAGAAAGGCACTCTATCTCTTACAGTTGAGAATGTGAATTCAATACCCCAGGTGCATCAGCCTATCCTCAACAGGTCCCCTGAAACGCCTTGCTTTCCTGGCCCCTAGAAAGAATGAAGCTCTGGGCCTTGCCCATGGAGGGCCACATGTGCACCGAGATGTTTTCCTGGGGGACTCACTGCATGGCAAAGAGCAAGGAATTTAGCTTGACCGTCTAGTTCTGTGGGATTATTTTAAGCAAGTAATTCCCAGTGTAAAGTGAAGGAGTTAGACCAAAATGCATCCAATATCCCTTCAAGCTCTAAAATTCGACATAAGctaccaaaagaaaaattaaaaaaaaaggacataaatCAGAACACTAAAAACCCTACAACTGTAAGGAGTGGACACCAAAGAAATCACCGGCCCCGATGGTTCGGATTCCGCCTGAGGATGGGGCTCAGTCATACTACAGCGGTTTCCTCTCTACATCCGACGGAGAGCGCGCCCGTGTTCTCGGAAGGCTCAAGGCCACTGTCAGGCAGCCTGATGTAGGGGCTGTCCCGGGAGGGAGAGGAAACTAGGCTTTCGGGGAAAGAAACTCGGCGATGTAGGGGAAAAGCACCTGCTGCACCTAGTTAGCGACGGGGCCTAAAAAGAGCCTGGGCGTGGGGACCCCACGGTGGCCTGTGGCCGAGGAAAGGGAGAGCAGGGAGCGAGCGATGGAGGAGGAAGGTGGACGCAGGAAAAGGGCCGAGTAGGACCCTGGCCCCTGCCACTCACCACAAGCGGGATGGAGCAGATGAGCACCACCAGAGAGGTGGCGATGAGTAAGATGACCATCTGGATCTCGGCGCCCGCGATGCGGCGGAAGCTCCGGCGGCGGCGAAAGTCGCTGAGGCGCggcagggcaggggaggaggcGGCCGGGGGAGCCCGGCAGGCTGTCGGGGCCAAGgcgacggcggcggcggccgcgtgGTGCTGCTGCTCGGTGCCCAGCGAGGTGCGGCGCATGAACTGGCGGTGCATGCGGAGCAGCGCGCCGCACACGAGCACGTTGCAGAGCACGGTGGCGAGGATGAGGAAGGAACTGAAGCCCGCATACATGTAGGAGAAGGCGGCGTGCGCTGTCACGTTGGTGGTCCAGTCGATGAAGCACCAGGTGGCCGGGTACTGCAGCCGCGAACTGCCCAGGCCCATGCTGGGCAGCGCGCAGAAGAGCACGTTGGACGCGTAGACCGCGAAGAGCGTGAGCCCCGCCAGCCGCTTGTCCACGTAGTGGCTGTAGAAGTAGGCGTGGTTGATGGCCAGGTAGCGCTCAATACTCATCGCACAGATGATGCTGAGCCCCGACAGGCCAAAGAAGAGCAGGATGAAGGTGCTGTATTCGCACAGCGCGTGGCCCCCGGGCCATTGGCCCTTCAAGTAGGTGGCGATGGTCACCGGGCTCACCAGCAACGTACCCAGCAGGTCTGTGACCGCCAGCCCGCATACCAGTGTGTAGAAAGTTGTCTCCTTCTGCTCTTTGCGCGACTTACAGAGCACCACGATGGCCACCAGGTTGCCCACGACCCCGAAGATGAACATCACCGCCGGGATGGTCACTGGGCTGTTCAGTGGGTTGGAGGCCTGGGAGGATGATGCATTGGTCCCAGGGGCGGTCATGGTGGTGGCCGACGGTACactgccttggactgcaaggctgGGTCTGTGGAGAATAGGAGAGAGACGAAGAAGCGATGAGGAGAAATTATCACCTGCAAAAAGGTGTCAGACCCGCTCCCAAGAAACAATATGCTGATGAGAGATCGGGGGGAGCAACTCGATCCAAcattgtggactgtagccacttACCAACTCAGCTACCTAAATCTCCAGGCTCCGGATAAGTCCTGCCGGCAGCACCACTCTACGGGCATTAATATTTATACGTTGATACggtctttctctcctctccccaacccAACTCATTCCATTGCCAAGATGAACAAGACCTATCTCAAGGGAAAAGTGGCTTGCTCGTTTTCCCGACAGATTCTGAGTCAATAAAAGTCTCGCTGAAAACAAGTTATGGAAGATAATTTGAAGAGAGCACTCTTCATTTCCTGGCTACGCTCAAGGGGCGCCCGCACCGCTCTCTGcccagtgcccccaaccctgtctCACCTGTGGAAGCCGCGGAGGTTGCAATTACGTAAGCCCCCAGGGTCAAGCCTCAGATGTCCTGGACAAGCCTTCAACCTGCCCTCAGCCGTGCCCTGCTCAATGTGGAGCTTGCCAAGCCTCTGCCTTCTCAGAGCCTGCTCTCGGTGGCTGCCAGTTTTCCGGAACTGGGGTCAGTGGTCAGCTTTCAAAAACTTGGAGAAACAGAAGGGCAGCGAAATGGGTCAGTGAAGCCTGATCATGGATTGCTTTTTTCCTTCGTCTTTTCCTTCGTTTCTTCAAAGACGATCTAAGCTTTGCGGAGCCCGCGGGAATCGTCCGTGGGCGGACAGCTCTCAGGTGTGCGGCGCAACGCGCTGGTGGCACCGAGCCTGGGTACCGGGCTCGGGcagccctcctccccagcccagggcagcGCGGGCGGCTACCGGGGCTGGTGGCTACAGCTGAGGCCGCTTCTGACGCCCTGGGGGCGGCTTGAGGTCCCCTCTGCCCGAGGCTCTGACCTGGGGCGGTTCATCTTCCTCTCGGGCTGCCGGGTTTCCAGCTCCGCTCTTGCCAGTCCAGCCTCTGTACAAACTTTCCTGCAGCTTCAAGTTTccctggtgggggcggggccaCACAGCGCGCGGCCTGGGCGCCCATTGGCCAAATGTGAAGTGGGTGGGGCGCTCGCTAGCTCCTGTGCCCGGCGAGGAAGCGCTGCCGGCCGGAGGGCGGGGCCCCCGGCGGCGCGGGTCCCACCGCGCCTCTGCCCGCTGCTTGCCTGCGGCTTTCCAGCCCACCGCGGGGCTGGGATGGTGGAGGCTTGGCCTCCCTGCTCCAGGCAGGTGGTGCTGAAAGGTCGCGGTCCGCGGGGACCCTGGGGGAGTCCCGGTATTCTCCTGTGCACCCTCTTAGCTACTTTGAACTCGGGATCCAGGGCGGACAGCTCTGAAACCCTCATCTTTTCTTCCTCGCTGCCTCCTTCTCCAAGTGGGCTATTTCTCGCACCTTCTTCAGCCGAGTTGCAACATCTGGGTGCTGGGAAGGGAGGTCAGCGGCTTAGGACTCTACCTAGGAGGTGtcgaggtgtgtgtgtgtgtgtgcgcgcgcgcggcTCTGGGAGGAGAAATAGGGTGCGTGCGCGAGTGGCCCCGGATCAGAAGTAAGGGTGTGCGTGACTGTCGTGGTGGCTGGATGGAAGAGTGGGCATCAGGATTAGGCGGGGAAACGACGAGGAATCCATCCTCTCACCACGAAAGGAGTTCGTTGGCAGTGCcgagacaattaaaaaaaaacaataggtgagggggtggggggaagccgGGACAGCAACGTCTTCGGTCGCAAGTGGCAGAGACTGCGGCTGCGGAGAGCCGGCGCGCGGCCCTCCAGGGAACGGACAGTGACTGCGGAGGGCTGCCTGTCGAACCGCGGAGACCTTTGTCCTCCTTCGGGGAACTTCTCCGCCCCGTGAGAACGGTTAGACTGAGTTTCGTGTCTGGGCTCGGTTAACAGTCGGATTTAGACACCTTCACCATGAATTCTTGGAAAGGCTGATACTGGGATTGTTTTCAAGTAAAGGAATTGTCCAGTCACTACCTCACCGGTCAACTCTTGGAAAAGCCTATTTGCTCTACCTTTTAATCTTTGAATTACAATTTGGCTTCTTCTCGTTATCCCCTTCTTTCTATTTTACTTGCTACAGTCAGAActgttctattaatattttacttgctaaaatcagaactgaaaactaaaaaaaaaaaaatgattgtaaaACTTTATGGCATAATTATAACCgcttcaccatttttttttaaaccgtaAAGTGAGATTGTGTGAGCCTTCATAATTTCAGTTCCTAGGATCTCTTTCCCGAGGTCgatacatgcattttaaaataatgcatctCCTCACAGGATAAATAACTTGATACTTTTATATGCCAAAGCGGGCACTCATGCCTTTATTATTTCGTGAATGTACAAAACTAAGAATTTATCTGGTGCTCCAGTTAATCTCAAGTGACACAGTAACAAACGAGTAATAGGAGGAACAAAGCATTACAGTTTTCAGCTAATTACAGGACGTAATTGTATAAGACACCAtgtgatatattaatataacatcAATCTGTTGTTTGTATTGTTTCCACATGAATATCAGGGGTTCGGAAAGAAACACATTTGGTAGCAGATGTAAAAAGAACTGATGGAGATCCGTCAGTTTCTCAGAGCCCTAATCCAGTATAACCACTTCTGTTGTCTGTGCTTCCTGTTAAGTAGTAAGCTCTAGGATTGTGTCAGCATTGAAAAAGGAAACTGCACGTTCTACCCCCAATCTTTTGTGACCACATTGCATCACTGTCACCCTGTCAGGTGGTTGTTAGTAAGAGTTTGAAGGGGAGGTGGGAAGTTCCACTTATAATCACCCTCtgctaataaaattttttttccagttctcttTGCATTTGAAGTTCCTAAAATGGAGAACAATTTGAGTTGGTCCTTGTTAACTTTTCATGATgaagagtattttaaatataaaagttgaGGCGCTCTGTTGAGAGAATTAGGATTAGAGATTTTAGCACATTGCTGATAAACTGGACTTGTGACCAATAGAGCTGTTTTTCTTACTACTCATTTGCATTCACTTTCCAAAGTAGCTTTacgaaaatgaaaataaataagaatccaGAACATCAGACTGAAAAAATGTTAGGAGGTTTACCTCTACCGTCTCTTGGTACATGATTCTTAAAACTTAAGTTTAAGCCTTCAAAAGTAGAAGTTGAAAATTtggaaatgaatattttattttctttatttgaaaaactgGGACACTGTTGTTCAGTGTCCCTCACACTCTCCTGGGAATGTACGTTgcgaaagaaaacaaagaatcacCATGATTCTTTGTCATTTGATTCTTTGACAATTCTTGtcattgtttgtgtattttatgaaaaaaaattattctaagcattgatttatttcctctcttgccATTTCTGCCTCAATCCCTACTCTACACTGCAAGTCCCTGTTTCAATTCTGTCATCAAATCCTCCCTGAAGGTTTGCACTAGTCCAAGAATGGCCCCACTGATCCTTTTGATTGCTCTCTGCTAGCTAATTACTGGACTATTCTTTTAGGTCAACATCATAAGGCAGGAACTCTTAAAAGCAGAGTCCACTTGGAGGCTACCAACTACATTCCCTTTGACTAGGTTGAATCTTCCTTGAGTCAAAAGAATGGTTAACAAAGGGGCTAGTTCCTGGGAGGAAGGTAGCAGGATGAATCAGATCTGGCCTGGACCACATACTGAGGCAAAGCTGGCCAGATCTTAGAGCATTCCTAAACAGCTAATATTCACGTAGCAAAGCCCACACAAAACCTGAGCATTCCTAAAGAGCTAGCATTCACGTAGCAAAGCCCACACAAAGCCTGCTCTGTGTCATTCAGGACTGGCCATTAGATACTCAAAAAGGTGAAAAAGGTGTTGATCTGGTGCAGATAACCCAGTGCCCATGGCCACATCTGTCTTCCACATGCTCACCCAACTGGTTTAGTAAATTACAAGTATGACATTAACCTGATGTTGGGCATGAAAAGAGGTCCATGATTGTGGCTCTGGTCCCTCCCTTTTTAGCGGTGCATTTTAAATGTGCacctaattattttcattttccaagcATAAGTTTTGTGCTGATTCTGCTGCTTAGGGCTGTTATACATGTTAATACTGTGATTGACTCCTCAGCATCTTCATGTGGGCCTAAATTACCACTGTGGAGGCTGGTCGCCACCAAGTGATTGCTTCAGGCTTGCTTCTTCTCTGACAGTTTCACTCATCAAAGTGACAGCTTTCTACCTTTTTATTCTTCCCCTCTTCTTTTTCCAGACAGGTATTTCCACTGCACTCCCATTGTAAACTGGGCTAATGGACAAAGAAAGAAGATTATTTAATTAatgttgatcatttttaaaaagaaactttttgttttgtattggagtatagccaattaacaaacaatgttgtaattgtttcaggtgaacagtgaagggactcagccatacatatataagtgtccattctccccctcaaactcccctcccatccaggctgccataccacattgagcagagttcatttactattcagtaggtccttgctggttatccattttaaatatagtggtgtgtacatgtcaatcccaaactccctaactatcttgCTCATTTTGGAAGGTACAGGTGGAGAGATAAAGTCCTATAAGTCCAGGTGTCTCTTCTACAGGAAGATGGACATGCTGattatattttagtttcttcTCACTTCCCCCGAATTGCTGTATATTTTAGCACTTCAGAAAATACACAGAGACTCCCTGGTTTAGTCATCAACACCCTTATTTTCTATAGCTTGTTGACTGCTTTCCACGGAACTTTCACAATTGCAttcaaaagtgaaagaagaaaatgaaaaagttcgcttaaagctcaacactcagaaaactaagatcatggcatccagtcccatcacttcatggcaaatagatggagaaacagtggaaacagtggctgactttattttggggggctccaaaatcactgcagatggtgactgcagccatgaaataaaaagatgctttctctttggaagaaaagttatgaccaacagcatattaaaaagcaaagacattactttgccaacaaaggtccgtctagtcaaggctatggtttttccagcagtcatgtacggatctgagagttggagtataaagaaagctgagcactgtagagatgcttttgaactgtggtattggagaagactcttgagagtctcttggactgcaaaggagatccaacataaagaaaatcagtcctgaatattcattggaaggactgatgctgaagctgaaactccagtactttggccaccttatgcaaagagctgactcattggaaaagaccttgatgctgggaaagattggatgcaggaggagaaggggacagcagaagatgagatggttggatggtatcaccaactcaatggacatgagtttgagtaaactccaggagttggtgatggacaaggaggcctggtgtgctgcagtccatggggtcacaaagagtcagacacgaatgagcaactgaactgaactgaactgaactgtgctcttCTTAGTAACCCTCTGAAGGTGTTAGGTGGGTGTGATGGAGACCCATGCTTTACCAaatcctgtttccatttttttcctgaacaCATAGCTGGATGGCATTTCCCAGACTTCTTGTGACTAGCTGAGGCTCATGTGGCTGTATTCTGGCCAGTGGAAATAGGAGGAAGTGATGTGTATCACTTTCAGGCCTGGTCCCTAAAGGACCCTGATCCTCTGTGCTGTCTATCTTCCCTTTTCTGCCAACAGGATACAAGGCCCTGGTATATGGCAGAACAACTAGGTAGAAGGTAACTGGGTCCCTGTATACCTGCATGGAGTGAGGACCTCATTCTAATCCCAGTGACCTTCACTGGACaatgaaatgaagagaaataatCCCCTGAGATTTGAGGGGCTGCTTGTTTGGGCAGTTACCCTGTGCTGACAGAACAGTATGATTGGAATCATCCGTCTTCAGTAATGAGACTGTGGGCCCAGAAAAGCTATGTGACTTGCTCAAAGGCACAAAAATTAGGCCAGCTGAAATTTATCCAGTGCTTAGCTTGTGTGAGACAGTGTGCTGAATGATTTATGCATATGTCATCTAACCACCCAAGAAACCTATGAAGAAGGTACTACATAGTAGTAGGCCATTTACAGGTGAGCTAACTGATACTTGGTTGAGGAATGTGGAGAAGGACATTGTCATTTCTTAAAAGACTGCAAAGCATTTGGGGATGGCAATGTGAAGGGTCCCACTGGCTGCTGGTTGAGGCTTTCTGACCATCTTGATTCAGTGTGACCCTGGCTGAGTTTGCTCTGACTGTCTTCCAGTTGATACCTTGTCTGTTGATTGTCTTtccaataaattattttcctactTAAATTGATCATGCTCAGTTTCTATTGATTGCAAATAATCACCCCACCTAGCACAGAGAGGTTGAATAAATTACAGATCACAGTATTGATAAATGACAGAACAAAGATTTAAATCTAGGTCTGTCCAATCCCCAAACCTCTATCTCTAACCTCTGTATTTCTTAGCCCAGGAACTACAGCCATATGACTGttagtcttctttttttcttcctcagtatCATTGGCTTTGGGATAAAGAAAGTCTGGATTGAAGGTCATAGTAAGTAAGTTAAGTTGCCTAAACCTTACTGAAAAGGAGTTTTTACTACGTTGATTCTTTTGAAGTTTAAGTAATATAGTAATCCACATGAAGAAAATTTCTggcacatattaaaaataattatttttacatacAGTTATGTTCCCCAAATTTATGCATAAAGCACTTATCATCCCTGATGTTTTAGAGGGCATCATAATAAATTGAGTATATATTACTTTGATAGAACTTATTTTTGCCTCTGCCTTGCCCAAAATATCTAAAGACTGgttgtatatatataatcacagAAAGAGAATTAAGGTATTTATTAGATaattttgggctttcctggtagctcagtggtaaagaatccacctgtcaatcaATGGagtagatgtgagtttgatccctgggtcaggaagctcccctggaggaggaaatggcaacccactccagtattcttgcctgggaa
The Bos mutus isolate GX-2022 chromosome 20, NWIPB_WYAK_1.1, whole genome shotgun sequence genome window above contains:
- the PTGER4 gene encoding prostaglandin E2 receptor EP4 subtype; the protein is MTAPGTNASSSQASNPLNSPVTIPAVMFIFGVVGNLVAIVVLCKSRKEQKETTFYTLVCGLAVTDLLGTLLVSPVTIATYLKGQWPGGHALCEYSTFILLFFGLSGLSIICAMSIERYLAINHAYFYSHYVDKRLAGLTLFAVYASNVLFCALPSMGLGSSRLQYPATWCFIDWTTNVTAHAAFSYMYAGFSSFLILATVLCNVLVCGALLRMHRQFMRRTSLGTEQQHHAAAAAVALAPTACRAPPAASSPALPRLSDFRRRRSFRRIAGAEIQMVILLIATSLVVLICSIPLVVRVFVNQLYRPQLEPVISKNPDLQAIRIASVNPILDPWIYILLRKTVLSKAIEKIKCLFCRIGGSRRERSGPHCSDSRRTSSAVSGHSRSFLSRELKEISSTSQTLLYTPELSENGLGGGRNLLPGVPGVGLTQIDSTSLRTLRISETSDSSQGQDSESFLLVDEVGGSCRAGPAPKGSSLQVTFPSETLNLSEKCI